In Alistipes ihumii AP11, a genomic segment contains:
- the rpmB gene encoding 50S ribosomal protein L28 yields the protein MKICEITGKTAQVGNNVSHSNKKSKRRFNPNLKTKRFWNEEEGRWITLKVTAHGMKTINKKGLAAALKEAAAPKSLY from the coding sequence ATGAAAATTTGTGAAATCACGGGTAAGACGGCACAGGTGGGCAACAACGTGTCGCACTCGAACAAGAAGTCCAAGAGGCGTTTCAATCCGAACCTGAAGACGAAACGCTTCTGGAACGAGGAGGAAGGCCGCTGGATCACGCTCAAGGTGACTGCCCACGGCATGAAAACCATCAACAAGAAAGGTTTGGCAGCAGCTCTCAAAGAGGCCGCCGCTCCCAAATCGCTGTATTAA
- the rpmG gene encoding 50S ribosomal protein L33: MAKKGNRVQVILECTEQKESGLPGMSRYITTKNKKNTPDRMERKKYNPILKRVTIHREIK; encoded by the coding sequence ATGGCAAAGAAAGGCAATCGGGTCCAGGTGATTCTCGAATGCACGGAACAGAAGGAAAGCGGTCTGCCCGGCATGTCGCGGTACATCACGACCAAGAACAAGAAAAACACGCCCGACAGAATGGAGCGCAAGAAGTACAATCCGATTCTCAAGCGGGTAACCATTCACCGAGAAATTAAATAG